One window of Cohnella hashimotonis genomic DNA carries:
- a CDS encoding glycosyltransferase, translating into MKPAVSIIVPVYNVAGYLPRCLDSLIGQTLSDIEIIVVDDGSTDRSADILARYAEADTRIRVIRQANQGQGGARNTGLDAATGIYVGFVDADDWAEPAMFETLYRRALETDADICACDYSLVYDRKAVPKALGLTDRTVSIAECGIDRYWLDKKFSVVLWNKLYKRSIIVDHDIRFDAHGEVFSEDVLFNLFYLLHTRIVTAVPAALYNYYQREGSLMHSFKPDYLQKELALVEKFRLYYEAYEDREKTDKMTAGLLFDRVLDNSLHNLDNRSGLGRLRNDLRQASRRAYFYDSMRRIARDPGTWLPLRGFALLNSRGLFLLSGIYLMAYHAATRLKKRLGGPGLPA; encoded by the coding sequence ATGAAGCCAGCAGTCAGTATTATCGTGCCCGTGTACAATGTTGCCGGGTATCTGCCGAGGTGCCTGGATTCCCTGATCGGACAGACGTTAAGCGACATCGAGATCATTGTGGTCGACGATGGCTCGACGGACCGTTCGGCCGACATTCTTGCGCGTTATGCCGAGGCGGACACGCGGATCCGGGTGATCCGTCAAGCCAACCAGGGACAAGGCGGCGCGAGGAACACGGGGCTCGATGCGGCCACCGGCATTTATGTCGGCTTCGTCGACGCGGACGACTGGGCGGAGCCGGCGATGTTCGAGACGCTGTACCGGCGTGCGCTTGAGACGGATGCAGATATTTGCGCATGCGATTACAGCCTCGTCTACGACCGGAAGGCCGTCCCGAAGGCGCTCGGCCTGACCGACAGGACCGTCAGCATCGCCGAGTGCGGCATCGACCGCTATTGGCTGGACAAGAAGTTCTCGGTCGTTCTCTGGAACAAGCTGTACAAGCGGAGCATCATCGTCGATCATGACATCCGGTTCGACGCGCACGGGGAAGTGTTCAGCGAGGACGTGCTGTTTAATTTGTTCTACCTGCTGCATACCCGTATCGTGACGGCTGTTCCCGCGGCTTTGTACAACTACTATCAACGCGAGGGCTCCCTGATGCACAGCTTCAAGCCCGATTATTTGCAGAAGGAGCTGGCCCTCGTCGAGAAGTTCAGGCTCTATTACGAAGCCTACGAGGACCGGGAAAAAACCGATAAGATGACGGCCGGGCTGCTGTTCGACCGCGTGTTGGACAACAGCCTGCACAATCTCGATAACCGCTCGGGCCTGGGCAGGCTGCGTAACGATCTGAGGCAGGCCAGCCGCCGCGCCTATTTCTATGACAGCATGCGGAGAATCGCGCGGGATCCGGGGACCTGGCTGCCGCTGCGGGGCTTTGCGCTGCTGAACAGCCGGGGGCTGTTCCTGCTGTCGGGCATCTATCTCATGGCGTACCACGCTGCGACCCGGCTGAAAAAGCGGCTGGGCGGGCCGGGGCTGCCGGCCTGA
- a CDS encoding TerC family protein: MDFALLMEYGWVLLVLIALEGLLAADNALVLAIMVKHLPEKERKKALFYGLAGAFVFRFASLFAISFLVDVWQVQAIGALYLLFIALNHIFRKAIVKKGERDAEPHTGAKPKSGFWMTVVKVEVADIAFAIDSILAAVALAVALPETTLPRIGGMDGGHFAVIFLGGFLGLLIMRFAANLFVKLLESRPSLEIAAFVIVGWVGVKLAVHTLAHPSLHVIPHDFAESAAWKLTFYVVLILIAVGGWLLSGGKGKGTGTGEGGEARREVSAAKLE; this comes from the coding sequence ATGGACTTCGCATTGCTGATGGAGTACGGCTGGGTGCTGCTCGTGCTGATCGCGCTCGAGGGGCTGCTCGCCGCCGACAACGCGCTCGTGCTGGCGATCATGGTCAAGCATCTGCCGGAGAAGGAACGGAAGAAAGCTTTGTTTTACGGTCTGGCGGGGGCGTTCGTGTTCCGCTTCGCCTCGCTGTTCGCGATTTCGTTTCTGGTGGACGTCTGGCAGGTGCAGGCGATCGGGGCGCTGTATTTGCTGTTTATCGCACTCAATCATATTTTCAGAAAAGCAATCGTGAAAAAGGGCGAGCGGGACGCGGAGCCGCACACGGGCGCGAAGCCCAAGTCGGGATTCTGGATGACCGTCGTCAAAGTGGAGGTCGCCGACATTGCCTTCGCGATCGACTCAATCCTCGCGGCCGTAGCGCTCGCAGTGGCGCTGCCGGAGACGACCCTGCCGCGCATCGGCGGCATGGACGGCGGACACTTCGCCGTCATTTTCCTCGGCGGCTTCCTCGGCCTCTTGATCATGCGCTTCGCGGCCAACCTGTTCGTGAAGCTGCTCGAGAGCCGGCCGTCCCTCGAGATCGCCGCTTTCGTCATCGTCGGCTGGGTCGGCGTCAAGCTCGCGGTGCACACACTGGCGCATCCGTCGCTGCACGTCATCCCGCACGACTTCGCGGAGTCCGCGGCCTGGAAGCTGACGTTCTACGTCGTGCTTATCCTGATTGCCGTAGGCGGCTGGCTGCTGTCGGGCGGCAAGGGCAAAGGCACGGGCACGGGCGAGGGCGGCGAGGCGCGCCGCGAGGTGTCGGCGGCGAAGCTGGAGTAG
- a CDS encoding TetM/TetW/TetO/TetS family tetracycline resistance ribosomal protection protein: MMRKTIGLFAHVDAGKTTFAEQLLYHTNSIRARGRVDHKDAYLDSHEIERARGITVFADQAVLAYKGDTYYLIDTPGHVDFSPEMERAVLVMDYAIVIVSAAEGVQGHTETVWQLLRKHRVPTFFFINKTDRVGADAEGVLAEIRMHLTPDAVSIGGSLAAEGTVGEPLRERLAERDEALLEAFLEGRGDPTYWLEALRTLIREGRLFPCASGSALQDTGVAEFLAQLHLLTTADYDEAAPFGGRVYKIRHDANDVRLTFVKVLSGTLQVRDELSYACGDIRCTEKVTRLTTFNGSRSQAVDRAAAGDLIAVTGLSAAETGLGLGVYSDKQAYEMVPTLQSKVIYPASLNVKDVLRAFQMLNAEDPSLNVVWEESLQEIRLHVMGLIQLEVLEQVAKERFGMDVSFGPPEILYKETIRAAVKGYGHFEPLRHYAEVHLLLEPGERGSGIAFASVCHPNEFSTGNQNLVRAHLYEREHHGLLTGMPVTDLKITLLRGAAHNEHTHGGDFREAAFRALRQGLEKAENALLEPFYDFKIKVGIDEMGRVLSDIQRASGQFEPPHTTDTHAIVTGRAPVATFMNYATELAAFTHGRGSIRCVFGGYGDCHNAQEVIDRKGYRKDADPLYTSSSIFCAKGSGYTVPWQEAEAKMHLL, from the coding sequence ATCATGCGGAAGACGATCGGACTGTTCGCGCACGTGGATGCGGGCAAAACGACCTTTGCGGAACAGCTGCTTTATCATACGAACAGCATCCGGGCGCGGGGGCGGGTCGATCACAAGGACGCTTACCTGGACAGCCACGAGATCGAGCGGGCGCGGGGGATTACGGTGTTTGCGGACCAGGCGGTCCTGGCTTATAAAGGCGACACCTACTATCTGATCGATACGCCGGGGCACGTCGACTTCTCGCCGGAGATGGAGCGGGCCGTGCTGGTCATGGACTACGCCATCGTCATCGTGAGCGCGGCGGAGGGCGTGCAGGGGCACACCGAGACCGTCTGGCAGCTGCTGCGCAAGCATCGCGTGCCGACGTTCTTTTTTATCAATAAAACGGACCGGGTCGGCGCCGACGCGGAAGGCGTTCTGGCGGAGATTCGCATGCATCTCACGCCGGACGCGGTGTCGATCGGGGGAAGCCTTGCGGCGGAAGGCACCGTCGGCGAACCGCTGCGGGAGCGTCTCGCTGAGCGGGACGAAGCGCTTCTGGAAGCATTCCTGGAGGGACGGGGTGATCCGACTTATTGGCTGGAGGCGCTGCGGACGCTGATTCGCGAAGGTCGACTCTTCCCGTGCGCGAGCGGTTCTGCGCTGCAGGACACCGGCGTGGCGGAATTTCTGGCGCAGCTGCATCTGCTGACGACGGCCGATTATGACGAGGCGGCGCCGTTCGGCGGGCGAGTCTACAAGATTCGGCACGACGCGAACGACGTGCGCCTGACCTTCGTCAAGGTCCTGAGCGGCACGCTACAGGTGCGGGACGAGCTCTCGTACGCGTGCGGCGACATCCGCTGCACGGAAAAAGTCACGCGGCTGACGACATTTAACGGAAGTCGATCGCAGGCGGTGGACCGTGCGGCTGCCGGCGACCTGATCGCAGTCACCGGACTGTCAGCGGCCGAGACCGGCCTCGGGCTCGGCGTATATTCGGACAAGCAGGCGTATGAGATGGTGCCTACGCTGCAGTCCAAGGTGATCTACCCCGCATCGCTGAACGTCAAGGACGTGCTGCGCGCTTTTCAGATGCTGAATGCCGAAGATCCGTCTCTGAATGTCGTCTGGGAGGAGAGCCTGCAGGAGATTCGCCTGCACGTCATGGGTCTGATCCAGCTTGAAGTGCTGGAGCAGGTGGCGAAGGAGCGGTTCGGGATGGACGTATCCTTCGGGCCGCCGGAGATTTTGTACAAAGAAACGATCCGTGCGGCCGTCAAAGGGTACGGGCATTTCGAGCCGCTGCGGCACTACGCCGAAGTGCACCTGCTGCTCGAGCCGGGAGAGCGGGGCAGCGGGATCGCGTTCGCGAGCGTCTGCCATCCCAACGAATTCAGCACGGGCAACCAGAATCTCGTGAGGGCACATCTCTACGAGCGGGAGCATCACGGGCTTTTGACGGGCATGCCGGTCACGGACCTCAAGATTACGCTGCTGCGGGGCGCCGCGCACAACGAGCATACGCACGGCGGCGACTTTCGCGAGGCGGCCTTCCGGGCGCTGCGGCAGGGGTTGGAGAAGGCGGAGAATGCGCTGCTCGAGCCCTTTTACGATTTCAAAATTAAAGTGGGCATCGACGAGATGGGCCGGGTGTTGTCCGACATTCAGCGCGCCAGCGGACAATTCGAGCCGCCGCACACGACGGATACGCATGCGATCGTGACCGGTCGGGCGCCCGTGGCCACTTTTATGAACTATGCGACGGAGCTGGCCGCCTTCACGCACGGCCGGGGCAGCATCCGCTGCGTCTTCGGCGGCTACGGCGACTGCCATAATGCGCAGGAGGTCATCGATCGAAAAGGCTACAGGAAGGACGCGGATCCGCTGTACACGTCCTCTTCGATCTTTTGCGCCAAAGGGAGCGGATATACGGTGCCGTGGCAGGAGGCGGAGGCGAAGATGCATCTGCTGTAG
- a CDS encoding sigma-70 family RNA polymerase sigma factor, which translates to MAKRVMEILELLKRAQKGDSEAYAELFGQYEGDLYRAAFVYLGNPEDALDAVQETAYRSYKAIGRLKEPPFFKTWLMKIAIRCATDIYRRRKNVSAWDPSYEAKLIVEDETDIPLALSLQALLEALDLNEKQVVLLRYYYDLTIREVSEVLELPLGTTKTMLYRALARLKQRAGEEGQDAYR; encoded by the coding sequence ATGGCAAAGCGGGTGATGGAGATTCTGGAGCTACTCAAACGAGCGCAAAAAGGCGACAGCGAGGCGTATGCGGAGCTGTTCGGACAGTACGAAGGCGATCTGTACCGCGCGGCATTCGTGTATCTGGGCAACCCCGAGGATGCGCTGGACGCCGTGCAGGAGACGGCCTACCGCTCTTATAAGGCGATCGGCCGATTAAAGGAGCCGCCATTTTTCAAAACCTGGCTGATGAAAATCGCGATTCGCTGCGCCACGGACATCTATCGGCGGCGGAAAAACGTCTCGGCGTGGGATCCGTCATACGAGGCGAAGCTGATCGTGGAAGACGAGACCGATATTCCGCTGGCGCTCTCGCTTCAAGCGCTGCTTGAGGCGCTGGACTTGAATGAGAAGCAAGTGGTTTTGCTCCGATATTATTACGACCTGACGATCCGCGAAGTGTCCGAGGTGCTGGAGCTGCCGCTTGGAACAACGAAGACGATGCTGTACCGCGCGCTGGCGAGGCTGAAGCAGCGAGCGGGAGAGGAGGGGCAGGATGCCTACCGATGA